Proteins co-encoded in one Bemisia tabaci chromosome 9, PGI_BMITA_v3 genomic window:
- the LOC140225526 gene encoding uncharacterized protein: MLGVPKCATLHIENGVIVREDGFVTNSGDVINSLTMEDAYKYLGMWQSSSIQKVRVKEHLVNTFADRLSAILKTSLNSKHTTKAINTFAIPALAYSFGVVPWSDTELEGLNRKVRTLMTKWNKHHPRAAKERIHIPRKQGGRGILDVKEVCHSQVRNLRNYFLSRNDSTLHAAVNAIDKSYTPLRLACHDLNEEQPSDPVAGQLEAWASKPLHGRFYHSVAQDHVSEGKSFLWLSKGQLYPETEGFVLAIQDQVISTRNYKRYILKEKIESDKCRKCNAASETIDHITSGCALLAGKEYTERHNNMAKIIHLALANDRELCDTAEPYYKYCPATVLENQRFRLYWDNPILTDKTIMANRPDIVLVDKRDRTAYIIDIIEPELTLRGSYEDPQD; the protein is encoded by the exons ATGCTTGGAGTACCTAAATGCGCGACGCTCCATATAGAAAACGGCGTTATAGTGCGGGAGGATGGTTTTGTGACCAATTCTGGTGACGTCATCAATAGCTTGACAATGGAGGATGCTTATAAATACCTTGGAATGTGGCAGAGCTCTTCCATCCAGAAGGTGAGAGTCAAAGAGCACCTGGTTAACACCTTCGCTGATCGGCTGAGTGCGATACTTAAGACCTCTCTAAACTCAAAACATACGACCAAGGCAATCAACACCTTCGCCATTCCTGCGTTAGCGTACTCATTTGGCGTTGTCCCATGGTCTGACACGGAGCTTGAGGGGCTTAATAGGAAAGTCAGAACCTTGATGACCAAGTGGAATAAGCATCACCCAAGAGCCGCGAAGGAGAGAATACACATCCCCCGCAAACAGGGGGGAAGAGGTATCCTTGATGTGAAGGAGGTCTGCCACAGCCAAGTCCGTAACCTGCGAAATTACTTCCTCAGTAGAAACGACAGCACTTTGCACGCTGCAGTAAATGCCATAGATAAATCCTACACGCCTTTGCGCCTCGCTTGTCACGATCTGAATGAAGAACAACCCTCAGACCCAGTTGCTGGCCAGTTGGAGGCATGGGCCTCCAAGCCGCTGCATGGACGCTTTTATCATTCAGTTGCGCAGGATCATGTTAGTGAAGGAAAGTCTTTCTTGTGGTTATCGAAAGGGCAGCTGTATCCAGAAACGGAAGGATTTGTTCTCGCAATACAAGACCAAGTGATCAGTACCAGGAATTACAAGAGATATATACTGAAGGAGAAGATCGAGAGCGATAAGTGTAGGAAGTGTAATGCTGCATCCGAGACAATAGATCACATTACATCTGGTTGCGCATTGCTTGCAGGGAAGGAATATACCGAGCGGCATAACAACATGGCTAAAATTATACATCTAGCGCTGGCCAACGATCGAGAACTATGTGATACTGCTGAACCCTACTACAAATATTGCCCAGCCACGGTCCTGGAGAATCAGCGCTTCCGGCTCTATTGGGATAACCCGATCCTAACCGATAAAACCATCAtggcaaacagaccggacataGTGCTTGTTGATAAGCGAGATCGCACCGCTTACATCATTGATATTA TTGAACCAGAACTGACCCTTCGTGGATCCTACGAGGACCCacaggattaa